In Nilaparvata lugens isolate BPH chromosome 5, ASM1435652v1, whole genome shotgun sequence, the following proteins share a genomic window:
- the LOC111048130 gene encoding uncharacterized protein LOC111048130 has protein sequence MNNNINNSSYSPPMLLVSVTSPSRGSSPTRGDLRGIHLFRAISRKISRGHRSRHCDNHSAYESYSSTDSEHSSGSETSGSGSGHNSPDSMRSESSASAIRRVFQSLSIGNANERRNSDGNCHKKSSSNSTPKRILRQPVTYDYKRGISGLPTIRVPRNSNCCTHLSPAR, from the coding sequence ATGAACAACAACATCAACAACAGCAGCTACTCCCCACCCATGCTGCTAGTCTCTGTGACGTCACCAAGTCGAGGATCCTCTCCGACCCGAGGAGATCTCCGTGGCATCCATCTGTTCCGCGCCATCTCGAGGAAGATCTCGCGAGGCCACCGCTCCCGTCACTGCGACAACCACTCGGCCTACGAGAGCTACTCGTCCACCGACTCGGAGCATTCTTCCGGATCTGAGACGTCCGGATCCGGATCGGGACACAACAGTCCGGACAGCATGCGGTCCGAGTCGTCAGCGTCTGCGATCCGGAGAGTGTTCCAGTCGTTGAGCATCGGAAACGCCAACGAACGCCGGAACAGCGACGGAAACTGTCATAAGAAATCGTCCTCTAATTCTACGCCGAAGCGGATACTTAGGCAACCGGTGACTTATGATTATAAGAGGGGTATCTCCGGGCTACCTACCATCAGAGTGCCCAGGAATAGCAACTGTTGTACGCATCTTTCACCTGCACGTTAA